From a single Ischnura elegans chromosome 7, ioIscEleg1.1, whole genome shotgun sequence genomic region:
- the LOC124162086 gene encoding amino acid transporter AVT3B-like: MALGISRGSGTDNSVKIVANIFISFIGAGVLGLPYAFKEAGILEGITILSVVAYFSVKSMIIIIECKEEILRRKLISNQRINAKVQVSEILLPSGNRVELKLPLLSCEEDSDAEAQSENNDADELLTYGDVGHYALGDSGRGLIDLVVLVSQIGFCCAYLIFIMENLSKFFTSLTHFHWLLLILPPLFFITLLRHLSKLAIFSLFAQITNLFAFSVVFWFDFEHFNVVKFHPKEFSLKGFPFFFAVAIYCYEGAGMILSLEHSLALSIRHKFPYYLTSTLIGVTLLYMCFGTSGYLSFGPETSDIITFNLPTDKGFNFANLVTSCLCLSLFLTYPIMIFPAIQLLEARLLTSDDITKGNALRFVVVSMTGMIVIAVPNFGNLMALVGATCCTLLAFILPGIIHLIIFEKKLTEKQKLFDIFIIFLGIVGTVIGTWDAVARMRIPKQIHAHTGFTTARPFNGTVDVNLIHNG, translated from the exons ATGGCTCTTGGAATATCTCGAGGTAGCGGAACCGATAATTCAGTGAAAATCGTGGCCAatattttcatatccttcatAGGAGCGGGGGTTCTTGGATTACCATATGCTTTTAAAGAG GCTGGTATATTAGAAGGAATCACAATTTTATCCGTGGTGGCGTATTTCAGCGTGaaatcaatgataataataatcgaGTGTAAGGAAGAAATTTTAAGACGCAAGCTCATTTCTAACCAGAGGATAAATGCCAAGGTTCAGGTATCTGAAATCTTACTTCCTAGTGGCAATCGAGTTGAGTTGAAACTGCCTTTGTTAAGTTGTGAAGAGGACAGTGATGCTGAAGCTCAGTCGGAAAACAATGACGCTGATGAATTGTTGACGTATGGTGATGTGG GGCATTATGCTCTCGGTGACAGTGGACGTGGCTTGATAGACCTAGTGGTCCTCGTATCCCAAATAG GCTTTTGCTGTGCCTATCTGATATTTATTATGGAAAACCTCTCCAAGTTTTTTACATCACTTACTCACTTTCATTGGCTGCTGTTAATTTTACccccattatttttcattacccTCCTCAGGCATTTAAGTAAATTGGCAATCTTCAG TTTATTTGCACAGATAACTAACTTATTTGCGTTCTCTGTTGTATTCTGGTTTGATTTTGAGCATTTCAACGTTGTCAAATTCCACCCCAAGGAATTTTCCTTAAAAggatttccatttttctttgctGTTGCAATATATTGTTATGAA GGTGCTGGTATGATACTTTCCTTGGAGCATTCACTTGCTTTGTCAATTCGTCATAAATTTCCGTATTATTTGACATCAACTCTAATTGGCGTAACCCTCCTGTACATGTGTTTTGGAACATCAGGCTACctatcttttggtccag AAACTAGTGATATAATCACTTTCAATCTCCCCACGGACAAAGGATTTAATTTTGCCAACCTGGTGACTTCATGCCTTTGTTTATCTTTGTTCTTAACCTACCCTATTATGATTTTTCCGGCGATTCAACTTTTGGAAGCAAGACTACTAACTTCAGATGATATTACCAAAGGG AATGCCTTAAGGTTTGTTGTGGTGTCCATGACTGGGATGATTGTGATTGCAGTTCCCAATTTTGGTAATCTGATGGCTTTGGTTGGTGCTACTTGCTGCACACTACTTGCATTTATTTTGCCTGGAATCATTCACTTGATCATTTTTGAAAA GAAGCTCACTGAGAAGCAGAAACTTTTTGACATATTCATAATATTCCTGGGAATCGTTGGAACGGTCATTGGAACTTGGGATGCTGTCGCACGCATGAGGATCCCAAAGCAGATCCACGCACACACAGGTTTTACTACGGCAAGGCCATTTAATGGTACAGTTGATGTTAACCTCATCCATAATGGATGA